The following are from one region of the Hydrogenimonas sp. SS33 genome:
- the sdhA gene encoding succinate dehydrogenase flavoprotein subunit has product MSVQIHKYDVVIVGAGLAGLAAARELQRAGKSVAVLTKLHPLRSHSGAAQGGVNAALSEDDDIELHMFDTVKGSDYLADQDAVELMCSKAPETIRWIANAGAAFSRKPDGTIAQRPFGGQSKPRACYAKDRTGLTLLQTIYEQADRENVKFFDEWYVADLVYEEGLVKGVVAYNIRDLEPAIFNAKAVMFATGGYARAFKISSNAHANTGDGLSIVARHGLPLEDMEFVQFHPTGLAGSGILISEAARGEGGRLYNSLGERFMEKYAPEKMELAPRDVVSRAITKEILEGRGVGPNKDAVAIDLTHLGEKIIMERLPELRDLAITFLGQDMIKEPIHIAATAHYSMGGIPVDIDGHVRKNPDEIVRGFYAAGECACVSVHGANRLGANSLLEALFFGRHVGKHIAEDLENGVLECHDVNEEDANTMLEEIAFCMNNNGNERVPAIRSELQQTMMENAGVFRTEETMLKQRKILKKLRERYKNIRIDDKSKTFNTDLQEAIELGHMLDYATFIVEGAIARKESRGAHYREDYPDRDDENFLKHTFATMDAEGNIDIQYADVTLGKFEPQERKY; this is encoded by the coding sequence ATGAGTGTACAGATACATAAATACGATGTTGTAATTGTCGGTGCCGGGCTTGCGGGCCTGGCGGCTGCCCGGGAACTGCAGCGTGCCGGCAAGTCGGTCGCCGTGCTGACGAAGCTCCATCCGCTTCGCAGCCACTCCGGCGCCGCCCAGGGCGGTGTCAACGCCGCACTGAGCGAAGACGACGATATCGAACTCCACATGTTCGATACGGTCAAGGGTAGCGACTACCTGGCGGACCAGGATGCGGTGGAGCTGATGTGTTCCAAAGCCCCCGAGACGATCCGCTGGATCGCCAACGCCGGCGCCGCTTTCAGCCGAAAGCCCGACGGCACCATCGCCCAGCGCCCCTTCGGCGGACAGTCCAAGCCCCGCGCCTGCTACGCCAAGGACCGTACGGGCCTGACGCTGCTGCAGACCATCTACGAGCAGGCAGACCGCGAAAACGTCAAATTTTTCGACGAGTGGTACGTCGCCGACCTCGTTTACGAAGAGGGCCTAGTCAAGGGCGTCGTCGCCTACAACATCCGTGACCTGGAACCCGCCATCTTCAACGCCAAGGCGGTCATGTTCGCCACCGGCGGTTACGCCCGCGCCTTCAAGATCAGCTCCAACGCCCACGCCAACACCGGCGACGGTCTCTCCATCGTCGCCCGCCACGGCCTGCCGCTGGAAGATATGGAGTTCGTCCAGTTCCACCCCACCGGCCTGGCCGGCAGCGGTATCCTCATCTCCGAAGCGGCCCGGGGCGAAGGTGGACGCCTCTACAACAGCCTCGGCGAACGTTTCATGGAGAAATATGCGCCAGAAAAGATGGAGCTGGCTCCCCGTGACGTGGTTTCCCGCGCCATCACCAAGGAGATCCTCGAAGGGCGCGGCGTCGGCCCCAACAAAGACGCCGTCGCCATCGACCTGACCCACCTGGGTGAAAAGATCATCATGGAGCGCCTCCCCGAACTGCGCGACCTGGCCATCACCTTCCTGGGACAGGATATGATCAAGGAGCCGATCCATATCGCCGCCACGGCCCACTACTCCATGGGCGGCATTCCCGTCGACATCGACGGCCATGTCCGCAAGAACCCCGACGAGATCGTCCGCGGCTTCTACGCTGCCGGCGAGTGCGCCTGCGTCAGCGTCCACGGCGCCAACCGCCTGGGAGCCAACTCGCTGCTTGAAGCCCTCTTCTTTGGCCGCCATGTGGGCAAACATATTGCCGAGGACCTGGAGAACGGTGTTCTCGAATGCCACGACGTGAACGAAGAGGATGCCAACACGATGCTGGAGGAGATCGCCTTCTGCATGAACAACAACGGCAACGAACGCGTCCCCGCCATCCGCAGCGAGCTGCAGCAGACGATGATGGAGAACGCCGGCGTCTTCCGTACCGAAGAGACGATGCTCAAGCAGCGCAAGATCCTCAAGAAGCTGCGGGAGCGTTACAAAAACATCCGCATCGACGACAAGAGCAAAACCTTCAACACCGACCTGCAGGAGGCGATCGAGCTGGGGCACATGCTCGACTACGCCACCTTCATCGTCGAAGGGGCCATCGCCCGCAAAGAGAGCCGGGGCGCCCACTACCGCGAAGACTACCCCGACCGGGATGACGAAAACTTCCTCAAACACACTTTCGCGACGATGGATGCCGAAGGGAACATCGACATTCAGTATGCCGACGTCACACTGGGCAAATTCGAGCCGCAAGAGCGAAAATATTAA
- the truD gene encoding tRNA pseudouridine(13) synthase TruD, producing the protein MKPDRLYPLSHAPVHFHFRQSPADFVVTEIPLYPFSGSGEHLVLKVRKKGLTTWQMLEILSAHLGIRVREIGYAGLKDKNAMTVQAVSLPARAEARLAAFEHPQIKILETTRHTNKIRMGHLKGNRFFIRLKKVSPTDAAKLQNILQWIGEHGMPNYFGWQRFGREGENFELAKAVAAGEKTVRNRKKREFLMSAWQSHLFNLWLSKRVEISRLFDALKPKELREVYVWNDEVIKEIHKETHFFKLLPGDLMEHYPHGRLFTAADLREESKRFAAREIAPTGPLPGGKCKHAGGIAWEIEKDFIEEIPAPGSRRYAWVWPEEVEGNYKKETWHFELAFTLPKGSYATVLLEMLANRPIRETKEAE; encoded by the coding sequence ATGAAACCCGACAGACTCTATCCGCTATCCCACGCGCCCGTCCATTTCCATTTCCGCCAGTCTCCCGCCGACTTCGTCGTCACCGAGATCCCCCTCTACCCCTTTTCCGGCAGCGGCGAGCACCTGGTTCTCAAAGTCCGGAAAAAAGGGCTCACCACCTGGCAGATGCTCGAAATCCTGAGCGCCCACCTGGGCATCAGGGTCCGGGAGATCGGCTACGCCGGCCTCAAGGACAAAAACGCCATGACGGTGCAGGCCGTCTCTCTGCCGGCCAGGGCCGAAGCGCGCCTCGCCGCCTTCGAACACCCCCAGATCAAAATTCTCGAAACGACAAGACACACCAACAAGATCCGCATGGGGCACCTCAAGGGCAACCGTTTCTTCATCCGCCTCAAAAAGGTGAGCCCCACCGACGCGGCGAAACTGCAGAATATTCTTCAGTGGATCGGCGAGCACGGCATGCCCAACTATTTCGGATGGCAGCGCTTCGGCAGGGAAGGGGAGAATTTCGAACTGGCCAAAGCGGTGGCCGCAGGCGAAAAAACGGTGCGAAACCGGAAAAAGAGGGAGTTTCTCATGAGCGCCTGGCAGTCGCACCTCTTCAACCTCTGGCTCAGCAAGCGGGTCGAAATTTCCCGTCTTTTCGATGCCCTGAAGCCCAAGGAGCTGAGAGAGGTCTATGTCTGGAATGACGAGGTCATCAAAGAGATTCACAAAGAGACCCACTTCTTCAAGCTCCTTCCCGGCGACCTGATGGAACACTACCCCCACGGCAGGCTCTTTACTGCCGCCGACCTGCGGGAGGAGTCGAAACGGTTCGCGGCGCGGGAAATCGCCCCCACCGGCCCGCTTCCGGGAGGCAAATGCAAACACGCGGGCGGCATCGCATGGGAGATCGAAAAGGATTTCATCGAGGAGATCCCCGCCCCGGGATCGAGGCGCTACGCCTGGGTCTGGCCCGAGGAGGTGGAGGGAAACTACAAAAAAGAGACATGGCACTTCGAGCTGGCGTTCACCCTGCCCAAAGGGAGTTACGCCACCGTCTTGCTGGAGATGCTGGCCAACCGGCCGATACGTGAAACGAAAGAGGCGGAATGA
- a CDS encoding thiamine-phosphate kinase translates to MNKEAYFISLFGHEKMIGDDAVILENMNQLCVSQDAFFENVHFRRDWMSLYDIGRKAMLVNLSDAIVMNARPRYALLTVAMPRDFTRAQMRELAAGLRETAEAYGVAIVGGDTIANVKLDISVTILAECPDPLRRTGLKEGDLLAYTGRLGSVRLDLQRLLRGGRVGRRSRFIHPILRDRFFCEAAPFMRCAMDISDGLFTDLQRLHDANRLGFRFFSPIPKAIGCSGEEFEILFAFDPRYEARIRAVAQKCRTPLTIFAEAARTSYKNPCRPHHF, encoded by the coding sequence ATGAACAAAGAAGCCTATTTCATATCCCTGTTCGGTCATGAGAAAATGATCGGCGACGATGCGGTCATATTGGAAAATATGAACCAATTATGCGTCAGCCAGGACGCCTTTTTCGAAAATGTCCACTTCCGGCGCGACTGGATGTCGCTTTACGATATTGGCCGAAAAGCGATGCTCGTCAACCTCTCCGACGCCATTGTCATGAACGCCAGGCCCAGATACGCCCTGCTGACCGTCGCCATGCCCCGCGACTTTACCCGCGCGCAGATGAGAGAGCTCGCCGCGGGGCTCAGGGAGACGGCGGAAGCCTACGGGGTCGCCATCGTCGGTGGCGATACCATCGCAAACGTCAAACTCGACATCTCCGTCACCATCCTCGCCGAATGCCCCGACCCGCTGCGCCGTACGGGACTCAAAGAGGGGGACCTGCTGGCCTACACCGGACGTCTTGGGTCCGTCCGGCTGGATCTTCAGAGGTTGCTGCGCGGGGGCAGGGTGGGGCGCCGTTCCCGTTTTATCCACCCCATCCTGAGAGACCGGTTTTTCTGCGAAGCCGCCCCCTTCATGCGGTGCGCGATGGATATTTCCGACGGGCTCTTCACCGACCTGCAGCGACTCCACGATGCCAACCGCCTCGGTTTCCGCTTTTTCTCCCCGATCCCCAAAGCAATCGGATGCAGCGGAGAGGAGTTCGAGATTCTCTTCGCTTTCGACCCCCGGTACGAAGCGCGCATCCGCGCCGTCGCCCAAAAATGCAGAACGCCGCTGACCATCTTCGCCGAAGCGGCACGCACCTCCTACAAAAACCCCTGCAGACCCCACCACTTTTAG